The genomic interval tatgttgtatgttagggaactcaaaaattctaagtacacaggcatgtacagtgttattacaactatttatgttcactttcacacacattttcggttaaggaactgatgttgttagttaatcataaatacagaacatacaataagtgtttgttcaatatttacacatgtaaatgtaaaacttatgttattgttatatatagttgcccctggaggacatgtgtcacctgagatggaacaagtgtcttcacctgggtcagccagctcaacactactagaaggtgagtgtatcatttgctggccatataatatgtgctcttctatatgttatgttgtcatgtgcattatttgttttgcacatcttctttaaataggattacttagtgtcagtgaaaattaagtgtaaggcaacatgtattgtgttagtgatgttaattatcatgtaggacttctgagtttagagcaacttttcattcattcatatttcatactgagtccaaacattattcgtaagtcaaggtagtttttaatgaggttataaaacgtatgctaacatgttaggtgttacttaggacacagtacaattacatagtaacacagcatacattaacatgccatttaataatgtgtacatttctttttagaacatcatggtgatgaggatgatgagtatgatgaggatgacgccacagaagagactgaaatacaatcatgtgaccatgaagaggtgccaatagaaactgttgtaccgccaaatcgtccatcaacttccacatacgatgcaattgtagcttcagagggaaaaatagtggacgcagaaaatcgtcgccattcagacatgatgacagtgctggaaaggatgattggactgcaggaagaaacagtatcacaattggcacatctccacagagtcttcattgaagtgcctaaacagttgcaaaaaatcaacacctcattcgaagcattagttgttcagcaaacacaagctaattactggagaatgactaatgtaccacaattcaacacctcccagccaggatctgttcatgcaggtcagttttcaccacattcatctgatattcattcaccaggcccaaatgttaccggtcaagtagcagacattgctgtgcaggttcctgatgacatcctaccgctgccatctgtacaaattcagcagcagacacctacaaaggaggcgacaaaaacaaaacaagacacacatgaaacagaccaaccatcacttgtgcagtgtctaccaacttgctcacatgtgtcactgggcacaagccctgtccgtgaacagtcactacccaaaagccctgtaggtgagtcgctgcccaaaagccctgtaggtgaatcgctgcccaaaagccctgtaggtgagtcgctgcccaaaagccctgtaggtgaatcactgcccacaagccctgtaggtgagtcactggccacaagccctgtaggtgagtcactggccacaagccccgtaggtgaacagtcactggccacaagccctgcccgtgaagtgccagaggccactcaaagtggctctgttgtgcctaaagttggtggcaaaagaaaaaggaaaattcaagagacaacaagcaggcctgttactcgctcgcaaaaggaacaaaaaaaataaatgttataat from Ascaphus truei isolate aAscTru1 chromosome 17, aAscTru1.hap1, whole genome shotgun sequence carries:
- the LOC142468429 gene encoding uncharacterized protein LOC142468429; amino-acid sequence: MEQVSSPGSASSTLLEEHHGDEDDEYDEDDATEETEIQSCDHEEVPIETVVPPNRPSTSTYDAIVASEGKIVDAENRRHSDMMTVLERMIGLQEETVSQLAHLHRVFIEVPKQLQKINTSFEALVVQQTQANYWRMTNVPQFNTSQPGSVHAGQFSPHSSDIHSPGPNVTGQVADIAVQVPDDILPLPSVQIQQQTPTKEATKTKQDTHETDQPSLVQCLPTCSHVSLGTSPVREQSLPKSPVGESLPKSPVGESLPKSPVGESLPKSPVGESLPTSPVGESLATSPVEFKSALPGIKSVKYKCQ